The genome window ACGACGAGCTGTTCCTTCTGATGGGGGCCGACTCCGTCACCGACTTTCCCCGCTGGCGCGAACCGCAGCAGATTCTGGAGCTGGCGACGCTGGTGGTCGTGAACCGGGCGCGGGCGGTTCCGGACCTCTCGGCCCTCGCGGATCTCGACACAACCGGGCATCCGCCACTGTCGGTCCCGATGCCCGGAGTCGACTTCAGCGCCAGCGACATCCGCCGCCGGGTGCAGGAGGGGCGAAGCGTTCGCTTCCAGCTGCCCCGACCGGTTGAGCATTACGTGCGGGACAAGCGTCTCTACGCCGCGTCGTGACACAACTGGCGGTTTGGGCAGTGTTTGAGGCCACTCGGCGGACGAATCAGTGGCATCAAATATTAATTCCAGCCACATCGTTCGTTCGCTTACTGTTAGCGTTGCCGGGGCGTTTTTATACTGCCGATCAGTCGACGGGAATCAGAGGTTCCCGTTGTGGTTCTCGAGCCGCACGCAGGGACGGAGGCGGATCGTGTTTTCCATCCGAGCCGCGTGTCATGAAGATCACTGCCAGAATTCAGGATGATCGGCTGGTCGACGTCGCCACCTACATGGCGTCGCTGACGAGTCGCGAGCCGCTCATTCGGGCCGACGTGCCTGAGCGCAACCTGCTGGGATTGCTGAACCCCCGCACCGGAAACCGGATCCTCGTCTCGTCGAACGAGGTCGACCGGCTCCGCCGCGGGATGCTGCACGCCTTCTGAAGTGGACAGGAGTCCGGTCTGGCTGAAGTGACCGACCCGCGGGAGCGACTTCCGCGTACGAGTGAGAACGGCCTGCCGGCGGTTTTCGAGAGTGACGAGTGCTGTAGTCAAGCTGTCGTGATGTGAAGCGGGACGCCTCGCCGTGACATGAGGCGGATCAGAGAGTCAAAGAAGAAAGCCCGCAGGAGAGTCCTGCGGGCTTTTTCGTTTCGAGGGCTGCTTTGGAGCTCATAAGGCCATCGCGTCCTTGCCGGCATCGCTTCCATTGCTCAAACCCAACGTGCCACGGCAGCGTGGGGTCAAAGGGGTCTCACCCCCTTGCCGCCGGAGGCGCTTCCACGAGGAACCGTGGGACACAACGGATGTCCCCTTTGTGGAACCGGCGCCGAGGAGTCCACGCTCGCTCTGGAATCCCCGCGGGTTGGTGAGGGGGCATACGGCACGTTGTCCGCGCTTGGACACTCGCTCCTTCAGACATCTCTCGACGGCCAGGCCTCCGGCGGGCAAAGGGGCGTTGCCCCTCTGCACTCCCCACCAGGGGGCCCCTGGACCCGGTTTAACGGGGTGTCGATGCTCCCAACAATCCGCCCGCGTGCTCAGGCCTGCGGCTCCGTCATCGAGAACGGATCGAGAGCCGCCTCCAAGACATCCTCCGGAAGAATCTTCTGCTCCGTGCAGAGCTCGCGGATCGTTTTCCCCGACTTGAACGCCTCCTTCGCAAGAGCCGATGCCTTCTCGTAACCGATGTGCGGGTTGAGACTCGTCACCATCGACAGGCTCTTCTCCACACTCGCCACGCAGGCTTCCTCGTTCGCCTCCATCTCCTCTGCACAGAATTCGACGAACGCATTCGTCGCCCCCGTCAGCAGCATGATGCTCTCAAGCGTCGTCTGCCCCATGACCGGCATCATGATGTTGAGCTGGAAGTTTCCGCCCGCCGCGCCGCTGAGGGTCAGACACCCGTCGTTCCCGATGACACGGGCACAGACCTGCATCATGCTCTCGCACATGACCGGGTTCACCTTGCCAGGCATGATCGAGCTGCCGGGCTGACGGTCCGGCAGCTTGATCTCGTAGAAGCCGCATCGCGGCCCCGAGCCGAGCCAGCGGATGTTGTTCGAGACGTTGAAGAGCGTCGTCGCGATCGCCTTAAGCTCGCCATGACACTCGACGAGACCGTCCCGCTGGGCGTTCCCTTCAAAGTGGTTCACCGCTTCGACAAACGGGATTCCGGTTTCACCAGCGACCGACTCCGCGACGCGGTGGCCGAACTCCGGATGCGTGTTGATTCCCGAGCCGACCGCGGTCCCGCCGACCGGAAGTTCCAGGACCGACGTCAGCGCCCGCTCGGCCCGCTCGATCGAGAGCGTGAGCTGCCGCGCGAAGCCGCCGAACTCCTGGCCGAGCCGGAGCGGCGTAGCGTCCGCGAGGTGGGTCCGGCCGATCTTGATGATCTTGTCCCATTCCTTCGCCTTCCGGGAAAGCACGTCCTCGAACCGCTTCAACGCGGGAATCAGCGTCTTCCGGATGCTGACGGCGACGGCAACGTGGATCGCGGTCGGGAAGGTGTCGTTCGTGCTCTGCCCCATGTTGACATGGTCGTTGGGGTGAACCGGCTTATCTTT of Planctomyces sp. SH-PL14 contains these proteins:
- the nadD gene encoding nicotinate-nucleotide adenylyltransferase — its product is MRIGIYGGTFDPIHFGHLLLAESCRDACRLDRVIFVPARVSPHKLDVVIAPVRARLEMLELALAGFPEFRVSRVEVDRQGPSFTVDTLRHFRTEVPDDELFLLMGADSVTDFPRWREPQQILELATLVVVNRARAVPDLSALADLDTTGHPPLSVPMPGVDFSASDIRRRVQEGRSVRFQLPRPVEHYVRDKRLYAAS
- a CDS encoding class II fumarate hydratase — protein: MSEFRIEKDSMGDVQVPAQAYYGAQTQRAVENFPVSGWPLHKDLIHAMGIVKYACGVANRDLMKLQDTGKVRLNAKQIDAMLAAAKEVAAGKFDGEFPIDVFQTGSGTSSNMNANEVIANRAIEILGGDRFSKDKPVHPNDHVNMGQSTNDTFPTAIHVAVAVSIRKTLIPALKRFEDVLSRKAKEWDKIIKIGRTHLADATPLRLGQEFGGFARQLTLSIERAERALTSVLELPVGGTAVGSGINTHPEFGHRVAESVAGETGIPFVEAVNHFEGNAQRDGLVECHGELKAIATTLFNVSNNIRWLGSGPRCGFYEIKLPDRQPGSSIMPGKVNPVMCESMMQVCARVIGNDGCLTLSGAAGGNFQLNIMMPVMGQTTLESIMLLTGATNAFVEFCAEEMEANEEACVASVEKSLSMVTSLNPHIGYEKASALAKEAFKSGKTIRELCTEQKILPEDVLEAALDPFSMTEPQA